A stretch of Campylobacter volucris DNA encodes these proteins:
- a CDS encoding TatD family hydrolase codes for MFLDCDFENKIIDTHCHLDNQAYFGYLDEMLCNAFANGVHKIIIPGADIKDLPRAREIAYRYEGVYFACGVHPYDIDEFDIGILKEFITDEKCIAVGECGLDYYRLKSEDVKIKEKQKEVFISQINLALEYDKPLIVHVRDANEDSYNILNSYADRLNGGVLHCFNASELLLNLSKKGFYFGIGGVLTFKNAKNLLEILPKIPKEKLLLETDGPYLTPEPHRGKTNDPILTHFVAQKIAQILNITKNEVAKITNLNANKLFFQGIK; via the coding sequence ATGTTTTTAGATTGTGATTTTGAAAATAAAATCATAGATACTCATTGTCATTTAGATAATCAAGCTTATTTTGGTTATTTAGATGAAATGCTTTGTAATGCTTTTGCAAATGGAGTGCACAAGATCATCATTCCAGGAGCTGATATTAAAGATTTACCAAGGGCAAGAGAGATTGCGTATCGTTATGAGGGTGTATATTTTGCATGTGGAGTACATCCTTATGATATAGATGAATTTGATATAGGAATTTTAAAAGAATTTATCACTGATGAAAAATGTATAGCCGTTGGAGAATGTGGGCTTGATTATTATCGTTTAAAAAGTGAAGATGTTAAGATAAAAGAAAAGCAAAAAGAAGTTTTCATTTCTCAAATCAATTTAGCATTAGAATATGATAAACCTTTAATCGTCCATGTAAGAGATGCAAATGAAGATAGTTATAATATTTTAAATTCATATGCAGATAGATTAAATGGTGGAGTATTGCACTGTTTTAATGCTAGTGAGCTTTTGTTAAATTTATCAAAAAAAGGATTTTATTTTGGTATAGGTGGAGTTTTAACATTTAAAAATGCTAAAAATTTACTTGAAATTTTACCCAAAATCCCAAAAGAAAAATTACTTTTAGAAACTGATGGACCATACCTAACTCCAGAGCCTCACAGGGGTAAAACAAATGATCCTATTTTAACTCATTTTGTAGCACAAAAAATAGCTCAAATTTTAAATATTACCAAAAATGAAGTAGCTAAAATTACTAATTTAAATGCAAACAAATTGTTTTTTCAAGGTATAAAATGA
- a CDS encoding membrane-bound lytic murein transglycosylase D has product MKNKILCLIILFCTHLYALQTSPEHYSQQAQILRNLDIEPNYLSDVIFLEFKESSIDMHSKTLVDTMREFYKITPIIRKILEKENIPQEFLYLAIVESGLKTHSVSRTKAVGVWQFMKPTAQTLGLRIDPYVDERKDLVKSTYAAIAYLRQLKEQFGKWYLAILAYNCGDGKLRQAIKMAKSDDLKVLLDPDKKFLPLETRVFIRKILTMAFLANNNDFLISQDSALLNYALSREVEKIPVPASVSLKELAKLAKMPYKEFKRYNPHFNFDFTPPDKKDYYIYVPLGKSSAFKQDLKEVKLAKVDTTIPYTKIYVVKKGDSLYTIARKHNISVETIKEYNKIKGNLININQKLVLKIKEKKNEKIQTAKKASKNNHTKVVSR; this is encoded by the coding sequence ATAAAAAACAAAATTCTTTGTTTAATAATTTTATTTTGCACGCATTTATATGCTTTACAAACTAGCCCAGAACACTATAGCCAGCAAGCACAAATTTTAAGAAATTTAGATATTGAACCAAATTATTTAAGCGATGTGATTTTTTTAGAATTTAAAGAATCTTCGATTGATATGCATTCTAAAACTTTAGTTGATACTATGAGAGAATTTTATAAAATCACTCCAATTATCCGTAAAATTTTAGAAAAAGAAAACATACCTCAAGAATTTTTATACTTAGCTATTGTAGAATCAGGCTTAAAAACTCATAGTGTTTCTAGGACTAAAGCAGTGGGTGTTTGGCAGTTTATGAAACCAACCGCACAAACTTTAGGTTTAAGAATTGATCCTTATGTGGATGAAAGAAAAGATTTAGTAAAATCAACTTATGCTGCAATTGCTTATTTAAGACAATTAAAAGAACAATTTGGAAAATGGTATTTAGCGATTTTAGCGTATAATTGTGGTGATGGAAAACTAAGACAAGCTATAAAAATGGCTAAAAGTGATGATTTAAAGGTTTTGCTTGATCCAGATAAGAAATTTTTACCTTTAGAAACTAGAGTTTTTATACGAAAAATTTTGACCATGGCTTTTTTAGCGAATAATAATGATTTTTTAATCTCTCAAGATAGTGCTTTGTTAAACTATGCTTTATCTAGAGAAGTAGAAAAAATTCCTGTTCCAGCTAGTGTTTCACTAAAAGAACTTGCAAAACTTGCTAAAATGCCTTATAAAGAATTTAAACGCTATAATCCGCATTTTAATTTTGATTTTACTCCACCTGATAAAAAAGATTATTATATATATGTGCCACTTGGGAAAAGTTCTGCATTTAAACAGGATTTAAAAGAAGTAAAACTAGCTAAAGTAGATACAACTATCCCTTATACTAAAATTTATGTTGTAAAAAAAGGAGATAGCCTGTATACCATAGCTAGAAAGCATAATATTAGTGTTGAAACCATAAAAGAATATAACAAAATCAAAGGAAATTTGATCAATATCAATCAAAAATTAGTTTTAAAAATCAAGGAGAAGAAAAATGAGAAAATTCAAACTGCTAAAAAAGCATCAAAAAACAATCATACAAAAGTCGTTAGTCGCTAG
- a CDS encoding septal ring lytic transglycosylase RlpA family protein, with amino-acid sequence MRKFKLLKKHQKTIIQKSLVASCAGILFSACSMAPISAPTVYYPERDFKSVKHNNTNLKGTMKPYTINGKTYYPTVVEVGETADGIASWYGPGFHGKKTSNGETYDQHAYTAAHKTLPMNTIVKVTNLKNQRQTTVRINDRGPFVAGRIIDLSNVAARDIDMIQAGTAPVRLEVIGFGTSANSGSVHTNSNLGSNGEIADSGHIFQGGNFMVQIGAFRNKSGADLIASRYKNYQSYTSTIQTSVKDGLHRVFLKGFRSEQEARDFVDSGSFPGAFIVRE; translated from the coding sequence ATGAGAAAATTCAAACTGCTAAAAAAGCATCAAAAAACAATCATACAAAAGTCGTTAGTCGCTAGTTGTGCTGGAATTTTATTTAGTGCTTGTAGTATGGCACCTATAAGTGCTCCTACTGTGTATTATCCAGAAAGAGATTTTAAAAGTGTAAAGCATAATAATACTAATCTTAAAGGCACAATGAAACCTTATACTATCAATGGTAAAACTTATTATCCAACTGTTGTAGAAGTAGGGGAAACTGCTGATGGTATAGCTAGTTGGTATGGTCCAGGTTTTCATGGTAAAAAAACTTCTAATGGTGAAACTTATGATCAGCACGCTTATACAGCAGCGCATAAAACTTTACCTATGAATACTATTGTAAAAGTAACCAATTTAAAAAATCAACGCCAAACAACAGTTAGAATTAATGACAGGGGCCCTTTTGTAGCAGGAAGAATTATTGATTTATCAAATGTCGCAGCAAGAGATATTGATATGATTCAAGCTGGAACAGCTCCTGTTAGACTTGAAGTGATTGGCTTTGGTACAAGCGCAAATTCAGGTTCAGTTCATACTAATTCTAATCTAGGTAGCAACGGAGAAATCGCTGATAGTGGTCATATTTTCCAAGGTGGAAATTTTATGGTGCAAATTGGTGCTTTTAGAAATAAAAGTGGTGCAGATTTAATTGCTAGTAGATATAAAAATTATCAATCTTATACTTCTACTATCCAAACAAGTGTTAAAGATGGATTGCATAGAGTATTTTTAAAAGGCTTTAGAAGTGAACAAGAAGCAAGAGATTTTGTAGATAGTGGATCTTTTCCAGGTGCATTTATAGTAAGAGAATAA
- a CDS encoding 3-deoxy-D-manno-octulosonate 8-phosphate phosphatase, YrbI family, with protein MIELIFLDVDGCLTDGKIIYTQNYGEIKEFNVKDGAAIEAWQKLGKKVAIITGRTSECVYFRARDLKIDLVYQGISDKLTCAKEILEKLNLDFSQCAAIGDYYNDMALLEAVEYSFKPKDGHKALKTHKVLNRKGGNGAVSEMIEILIEYNNMQAQWDKLWR; from the coding sequence ATGATAGAACTTATATTTTTAGATGTAGATGGTTGTTTAACAGATGGTAAAATCATCTACACGCAAAATTATGGCGAGATAAAAGAATTTAATGTAAAAGATGGAGCTGCGATAGAAGCGTGGCAAAAACTTGGAAAAAAAGTTGCAATCATTACAGGAAGAACTAGCGAGTGTGTGTATTTTAGAGCTAGAGATTTGAAAATTGATCTTGTTTATCAAGGAATTAGCGATAAACTAACTTGCGCAAAAGAAATTTTAGAAAAATTAAATTTAGATTTTTCTCAATGTGCTGCTATTGGGGATTATTATAATGATATGGCTTTATTGGAAGCTGTAGAATATAGTTTTAAACCAAAAGATGGACACAAAGCGTTAAAAACACATAAGGTTTTAAATAGAAAAGGTGGAAATGGTGCTGTAAGTGAGATGATAGAAATTTTAATCGAGTATAATAATATGCAAGCACAATGGGATAAACTTTGGCGATAA
- a CDS encoding LptA/OstA family protein, which produces MVFRLLMSLCLISVVSLAMQKIEVSAKDFYLDEKNEKSILSGDVEVKKGKDILKSQKLTIFMKNKQPIKYIATDDAKFKIQMKDKTYHGSGDEFIYTVKNDTYEIIGNANIVELETNKQLFGDKIIVDRKNMTYRVISKDNKPAKFIFEVKE; this is translated from the coding sequence ATGGTTTTTAGATTATTAATGAGTTTATGTCTAATTAGTGTTGTTTCTTTAGCTATGCAAAAAATAGAAGTGAGTGCGAAAGATTTTTACTTGGATGAAAAAAATGAAAAAAGTATTTTAAGTGGTGATGTAGAAGTAAAAAAAGGAAAAGATATATTAAAATCCCAAAAATTAACTATTTTTATGAAAAATAAACAGCCTATAAAATATATCGCCACTGATGATGCTAAATTTAAAATTCAAATGAAAGATAAAACTTATCACGGTAGTGGTGATGAATTTATCTATACTGTGAAAAATGACACTTATGAGATTATTGGGAATGCAAATATTGTTGAGCTTGAAACAAATAAGCAATTATTTGGAGATAAAATAATAGTAGATAGAAAAAATATGACTTATAGGGTTATTAGCAAAGATAACAAACCAGCTAAATTTATATTTGAAGTGAAAGAATGA
- the yihA gene encoding ribosome biogenesis GTP-binding protein YihA/YsxC codes for MILNAKFLVSASKIDNAPEPICTEIAFLGRSNVGKSSLINTLCKNKNLAKSSSTPGKTQLINFFELNCKRQEEKFKLIFIDLPGFGYAKVSKKTKEIWNKNLDEFLKERTSIKLFIHLVDSRHEKLDIDLNLDEYLNSFLRADQKKITVFTKCDKLNQSQKTKLLNANKNAILISNLKKQGIEKLEQVIINESLGLNEN; via the coding sequence ATGATACTTAATGCTAAATTTTTAGTTTCTGCATCAAAAATAGATAATGCTCCAGAGCCAATTTGTACTGAGATTGCATTTTTAGGTCGATCTAATGTTGGCAAGAGTTCATTGATTAATACCTTGTGTAAAAATAAAAATTTAGCAAAAAGCTCATCTACTCCAGGAAAAACTCAATTAATTAATTTTTTTGAACTAAATTGTAAAAGACAAGAGGAAAAATTTAAATTAATTTTTATTGATTTGCCAGGTTTTGGCTATGCTAAAGTTAGCAAAAAAACTAAAGAAATTTGGAATAAAAATTTAGACGAATTTTTAAAAGAAAGAACTTCTATAAAGCTTTTTATACATTTGGTTGATTCTAGACATGAAAAATTAGATATAGATTTAAATTTAGACGAGTATTTAAATTCATTTTTAAGAGCGGATCAAAAAAAAATCACAGTTTTTACAAAATGTGATAAATTAAATCAAAGCCAAAAGACAAAACTTTTAAATGCTAACAAAAATGCAATTTTAATTTCAAATTTAAAAAAACAAGGCATAGAAAAACTAGAACAAGTAATTATCAATGAAAGCTTAGGTTTAAATGAGAACTAA